The Hymenobacter sp. GOD-10R genome includes a window with the following:
- the lpxD gene encoding UDP-3-O-(3-hydroxymyristoyl)glucosamine N-acyltransferase: MEFTVGQIAEALRGEVEGDAAQRVDRLAKIEEAQAGSLTFLANLKYEPYLYTTGASVIIVSRGLVLRQPVQASLIRVDDPYSSFTTLLEFYQQSTRTGKRGVEEPAYLGSGSVIGENHYRGAFSYIGQNCRIGQNVLIFPHAYIGDRCTIGDGTIIYAGAKLYADTVVGARCTIHAGAVLGSEGFGFAPQLDGSYRAIPQTGNVILEDDVRIGANTTIDCATMGATLIREGVKIDNLVQLAHNVEVGRHTVIAAHAGVSGSTKIGDFCVLAGQVGLAGHLSLANRTTVTAQSGVGKSIKVEGEFLQGSPAFNLRDSLRANAIFRHLPDLERRLTQLERSRIEPEKP; this comes from the coding sequence ATGGAATTTACGGTAGGTCAGATTGCGGAGGCTCTCCGCGGTGAGGTTGAAGGCGACGCCGCGCAACGCGTCGATCGACTGGCAAAAATTGAGGAAGCCCAGGCTGGTTCGCTTACTTTTCTGGCCAACCTGAAGTATGAGCCGTACCTGTACACCACGGGTGCCAGCGTTATCATTGTCAGCCGCGGGCTGGTGCTGCGCCAGCCGGTGCAGGCCAGCCTTATCCGCGTAGATGATCCTTACTCTAGCTTTACCACCCTGCTGGAGTTTTACCAGCAGAGCACACGCACGGGAAAACGCGGCGTAGAAGAACCGGCTTACTTAGGTTCGGGTAGTGTCATCGGGGAGAACCATTACCGGGGCGCCTTCTCTTACATCGGCCAGAACTGCCGCATTGGCCAGAACGTGCTGATTTTTCCGCATGCCTACATTGGCGACCGGTGCACCATCGGCGACGGCACCATTATTTATGCTGGGGCTAAGCTCTATGCCGATACGGTGGTAGGTGCTCGCTGCACCATTCACGCCGGAGCGGTGTTAGGTTCCGAGGGGTTCGGCTTCGCACCGCAGCTTGATGGCTCCTACCGGGCCATTCCGCAGACTGGCAACGTGATACTAGAAGACGACGTGCGCATTGGCGCCAATACGACCATTGACTGCGCGACGATGGGCGCTACTCTCATTCGAGAGGGAGTTAAAATCGATAACCTAGTTCAACTTGCGCACAACGTCGAGGTAGGTCGTCATACCGTTATTGCGGCTCACGCGGGCGTGTCAGGTTCCACTAAAATTGGTGACTTCTGCGTGCTGGCAGGACAAGTAGGACTGGCTGGTCACCTGAGCTTGGCGAATCGTACTACCGTCACAGCACAGTCGGGCGTTGGCAAGTCGATTAAGGTAGAAGGCGAGTTCCTGCAGGGCTCTCCAGCCTTCAATTTGCGCGACAGTTTACGGGCTAATGCTATCTTCCGCCACCTACCTGACCTAGAGCGCCGCCTCACCCAATTGGAACGCAGCCGGATCGAACCGGAAAAGCCCTAG
- a CDS encoding HD domain-containing protein — protein MNKKKIFNDPVYGFVTIPTELLFDLIEHPYFQRLRRIQQLGLTGFVYPGALHTRFHHALGAMHLMSMALRTLKDKHVKISAAEGQAALAAILLHDVGHGPLSHALETAIFHEVPHERLSLQLMQRLNREHHGALDLAIEIFQGSYHRPFFHQLVSSQLDMDRLDYLNRDSFYTGVQEGRPGADRLIKMLTVVNERLVLEEKAIYSIENFLVSRRLMYWQVYLHKAVTSAEQMIIRIVQRARDLTRAGHRVPASPDLHFFLSKPVSITDFEQDESILQRFVQLDDYDIWGAVKMWAGHPDKVLSYMSRSILDRHLFKITLQSEPFDEDLKLGVTELISEKFSLPMDEAKLLMLSGRISNNAYDSHDETIDVLTKSGHVVNVAEASDLPNIRALSKRVEKYYICYPKEIIQ, from the coding sequence CAACGATCCGGTCTATGGCTTTGTCACCATTCCAACGGAGCTGCTATTTGACCTGATTGAGCACCCCTACTTTCAGCGGCTGCGCCGAATTCAGCAGCTAGGTCTCACGGGGTTTGTTTACCCTGGGGCGCTGCACACGCGCTTTCACCATGCCCTCGGGGCCATGCACCTGATGAGCATGGCCTTGCGGACGCTCAAAGACAAACACGTAAAGATTTCGGCGGCCGAAGGCCAAGCGGCGCTGGCGGCTATTCTGCTTCACGACGTCGGGCACGGTCCTCTCTCCCACGCCCTAGAAACGGCTATTTTCCACGAAGTACCGCACGAGCGGCTGTCGTTGCAGCTGATGCAGCGCCTCAACCGGGAGCACCACGGCGCCCTCGACCTAGCTATTGAGATTTTTCAGGGCAGCTACCACCGACCGTTTTTCCACCAGCTTGTGAGCAGTCAGCTGGATATGGACCGGCTGGATTACCTCAACCGAGACTCCTTCTACACAGGCGTGCAGGAAGGTCGCCCAGGTGCTGACCGCCTCATCAAGATGCTGACGGTGGTGAACGAACGGCTGGTGCTGGAGGAAAAAGCCATTTATAGCATCGAGAACTTCTTGGTGAGTCGCCGCCTGATGTACTGGCAAGTGTATTTGCACAAAGCCGTTACCAGCGCCGAGCAGATGATCATCCGCATTGTGCAACGTGCCCGCGACCTCACCCGCGCTGGTCACCGCGTGCCCGCGTCGCCTGACCTGCACTTTTTTCTCTCCAAGCCGGTCAGTATCACTGACTTTGAGCAGGACGAAAGCATCTTGCAGCGTTTCGTGCAGCTCGACGACTACGATATTTGGGGCGCCGTAAAAATGTGGGCCGGCCATCCCGACAAGGTGCTCAGCTACATGTCGCGCAGCATCCTCGACCGGCACTTGTTCAAGATCACACTTCAGAGCGAACCGTTTGACGAAGACTTAAAGCTAGGTGTCACGGAGCTCATCAGCGAGAAGTTCAGCTTACCCATGGACGAGGCCAAGCTGTTGATGCTCAGTGGCCGCATTAGCAACAATGCTTACGACTCCCACGACGAAACCATTGATGTACTCACCAAGAGCGGGCACGTTGTAAACGTAGCGGAGGCTTCCGACTTGCCAAATATCCGCGCCCTCAGCAAACGCGTTGAGAAGTACTACATCTGCTATCCGAAAGAAATTATTCAATAG